In a single window of the Methylococcus sp. Mc7 genome:
- the cax gene encoding calcium/proton exchanger: MNLNWLLALIPVSVALNWFHADPILVFFCSALAIVPLAGLMEKATDALSEYLGPTYGGLLNATMGNAPELIIGVSALRNGLIDILKASIAGSIMGTLLFGMGLSLLAGGLRKPRQSFDSEMVSVNGALLMLGTFGLVIPAVFKFGAKPDQEISLEISIVLFMVYLASMVFTLLTHRPAVGAVAVKAELQEKGEATKEEKPAWSPRTAFWILGGVAVVLAVVSDALTDSIDDAADAIGLTPVFAGVFLLSIVGNVAQYMNSTAFAYRNQMTLALSVNLGATTQLVLLVAPVLVIAGNLMGMSMDLLFTQFELVGIILSVTVARNLLADQTSTWLEGVMLIGVYMMLGIGFFYAPSP; encoded by the coding sequence CCGTATCGGTTGCGCTGAACTGGTTCCATGCCGATCCGATTCTGGTTTTCTTCTGCTCCGCCCTTGCCATCGTGCCCCTCGCCGGCCTGATGGAAAAAGCCACGGACGCCCTGTCGGAATATCTGGGACCCACGTACGGCGGCCTGCTCAACGCCACCATGGGCAACGCCCCCGAGCTCATCATCGGCGTCTCCGCCTTGCGCAACGGATTGATCGACATCCTGAAAGCCTCCATCGCAGGCTCGATCATGGGCACGCTCCTGTTCGGCATGGGCCTTTCCCTCCTTGCCGGCGGGCTGCGCAAGCCCCGCCAGAGCTTCGACAGCGAGATGGTCTCGGTCAACGGCGCGCTGCTGATGCTCGGCACCTTCGGGCTCGTGATACCGGCGGTGTTCAAGTTCGGGGCCAAGCCAGACCAGGAAATCAGCCTGGAAATCTCCATCGTCCTGTTCATGGTCTACCTCGCCAGCATGGTCTTCACCCTGCTCACGCACCGGCCGGCGGTCGGCGCCGTCGCGGTGAAAGCGGAACTGCAGGAAAAAGGAGAAGCCACCAAGGAAGAAAAACCGGCATGGAGCCCCAGGACCGCCTTCTGGATACTCGGCGGGGTGGCCGTCGTGCTGGCGGTCGTCAGCGATGCGCTGACCGACTCCATCGACGACGCAGCGGACGCCATCGGCCTCACCCCCGTGTTTGCCGGTGTGTTCCTGCTTTCCATCGTAGGCAATGTGGCCCAGTACATGAATTCGACCGCTTTCGCCTACCGGAACCAGATGACCCTCGCCCTGTCGGTCAACCTCGGCGCAACGACCCAGCTGGTGCTGCTGGTCGCTCCCGTCCTCGTCATCGCCGGCAACCTCATGGGCATGAGCATGGACCTGCTGTTCACTCAGTTCGAACTCGTCGGCATCATCCTGTCGGTGACGGTCGCCCGGAACCTCCTGGCCGACCAGACCTCGACCTGGCTCGAAGGCGTGATGCTGATCGGAGTCTATATGATGCTCGGCATCGGTTTCTTTTATGCGCCGTCGCCGTAA